A part of Flavobacteriaceae bacterium GSB9 genomic DNA contains:
- a CDS encoding T9SS type A sorting domain-containing protein, with amino-acid sequence MTITKNYITVLIFSCLSLFSFAADYYVAPDGNDANDGSFANPVESIKRAQELASWGDTVFIRGGLYTMREDQIQRYESIWAYVTELNKNGINYFAYQDEKPVFDYSNIKPADKRIFAFYLTGDNIHIKGIEIVGVQVTITTHTQSECFEIKGSNNTLENISMHNNMAIGVYILRGSNNLILNCDAYENWDSVSQGGRGGNVDGFGCHVRNGDTGNVFRGCRAWLNSDDGFDLINSAEPVLIENCWAFYNGYSSASGTGNDLVSRGDGTGFKAGGYGKSAQTYQQVVDRYAPIPMNTIQFCVAAKNRLRGFYANHHLNGNYWYNNTAFQNPENYNMLNCEALTPEAYGTDVPGWGHIMANNLGAGASSPSNEITNINEAECTLNNNYFDLDVTVTPEDFIAYDIELLKAPRNVDGSLPDTDFLKLASGSDLIDAGYDVGFSYSGSAPDLGYSEFSTLSTKKNDFYNTISSFPNPFSNQTNVVFNLKRNTDIEVSIYNLMGVRVLQIPTKTYYSGENRLKIERNELASGNYLLILKGSNNQKLIKIITAK; translated from the coding sequence ATGACCATTACAAAAAATTATATAACCGTTTTAATTTTCTCTTGTTTAAGTCTGTTTTCATTTGCAGCAGACTATTATGTTGCTCCAGATGGTAATGATGCTAATGATGGTAGTTTTGCCAATCCGGTAGAATCAATCAAAAGGGCACAAGAACTCGCTTCATGGGGAGATACCGTTTTTATTCGTGGTGGATTATATACCATGCGTGAAGACCAAATTCAAAGGTATGAAAGTATCTGGGCTTATGTCACAGAGCTGAATAAAAATGGCATTAACTATTTTGCCTATCAAGATGAGAAACCTGTTTTTGATTATTCAAATATTAAGCCGGCCGATAAGCGAATATTCGCATTTTACTTAACTGGAGATAACATTCATATAAAAGGGATAGAAATTGTTGGAGTTCAAGTAACTATAACCACCCATACCCAATCGGAATGTTTTGAAATAAAAGGCAGCAATAATACACTTGAAAATATAAGTATGCACAACAACATGGCTATTGGTGTGTATATTTTAAGAGGTTCCAATAATTTGATATTAAATTGTGATGCCTACGAAAATTGGGATTCTGTTTCACAAGGTGGCCGTGGTGGAAATGTAGATGGTTTTGGATGTCATGTTCGAAACGGTGATACTGGAAACGTATTTAGAGGATGTCGTGCTTGGCTTAATAGTGATGATGGTTTCGATCTCATTAATTCAGCAGAACCTGTGTTGATTGAAAATTGTTGGGCCTTTTACAATGGTTATTCATCGGCTTCAGGTACGGGTAACGACTTAGTATCTCGTGGTGACGGTACCGGTTTTAAAGCCGGCGGTTATGGTAAATCTGCTCAAACTTATCAACAGGTGGTAGATCGATATGCACCAATACCTATGAACACCATTCAGTTTTGTGTTGCGGCAAAAAATAGGTTAAGAGGGTTTTATGCTAATCACCATCTTAATGGAAATTATTGGTACAACAATACAGCTTTTCAAAACCCAGAAAACTACAATATGCTAAACTGTGAGGCTTTAACCCCCGAAGCTTATGGTACAGATGTTCCAGGATGGGGGCACATTATGGCGAATAATTTAGGAGCAGGAGCATCTTCTCCTTCAAATGAAATAACAAACATAAATGAGGCTGAATGCACGCTCAATAATAATTACTTTGATTTGGATGTAACCGTTACACCAGAAGATTTTATAGCCTACGATATAGAATTATTAAAAGCTCCTAGGAATGTAGATGGAAGTTTACCCGATACGGATTTTTTAAAATTAGCCTCGGGAAGTGATCTTATTGATGCAGGGTATGATGTTGGGTTTTCATATAGTGGTTCTGCACCGGATTTAGGATATTCTGAATTTTCTACATTAAGTACAAAAAAAAATGATTTTTATAACACGATATCAAGTTTTCCAAACCCATTTTCCAATCAAACTAATGTAGTTTTCAATTTGAAACGTAATACGGATATCGAGGTGTCCATTTATAATTTAATGGGCGTTAGAGTGTTACAAATACCAACGAAAACATATTACTCTGGTGAAAACAGGTTAAAGATTGAACGCAATGAATTAGCTTCAGGTAATTATTTACTTATCTTAAAAGGAAGCAATAATCAAAAATTGATAAAAATTATAACAGCTAAATAG
- a CDS encoding family 43 glycosylhydrolase, giving the protein MRLKLTYLIILLLSFSCKVTDKNTNTSYLADKPLFKDPVFDGAADPSIIWNKAHKKWYMFYTNRRANDTTANGVAWVHGTKIGIAESKNGAHWTYKGTANINYNLKDVTYWAPDVLEHQGVYHMYLTIVPGVFEDWYHPRHIIHLTSKNITDWEFQSKLELASERCIDADVFQLPNGTWRMVYNNENDGKSIYYANSPDLFTWTDSGNKIIKDRGEGPVVFKWKNKNWMINDAWRGLGVYSSNGFENWKRQKNNILKTAGTGIDDKVKGGHPDVVVQGDKAYIFYFTHPGRITENEGLDAYETRRSSIQVAELEYVNGEIICNRNKPVYINLNPSN; this is encoded by the coding sequence ATGAGACTTAAATTAACATACCTCATTATTTTATTATTAAGTTTTTCGTGTAAAGTCACCGATAAAAATACAAATACATCATATCTGGCCGATAAACCCTTATTTAAAGACCCCGTTTTTGATGGTGCTGCAGACCCATCCATAATTTGGAATAAAGCCCATAAAAAATGGTATATGTTTTATACTAACAGGCGTGCCAATGACACTACCGCTAATGGGGTAGCATGGGTACATGGTACAAAAATTGGGATTGCTGAATCTAAAAACGGAGCACACTGGACCTATAAAGGTACGGCAAACATAAACTATAACTTAAAAGACGTTACCTATTGGGCTCCAGATGTTTTGGAGCACCAAGGGGTTTACCATATGTATTTAACCATTGTACCTGGTGTTTTTGAGGATTGGTACCATCCTAGACATATCATTCATTTGACCAGCAAAAATATAACAGATTGGGAGTTTCAATCAAAATTAGAATTGGCATCAGAACGCTGTATTGATGCCGATGTTTTTCAATTACCAAACGGTACTTGGCGCATGGTCTATAACAATGAAAATGACGGTAAATCTATATACTATGCTAACAGTCCAGACTTATTTACGTGGACAGACAGTGGTAATAAAATCATTAAAGATCGTGGGGAGGGCCCCGTAGTTTTTAAATGGAAAAACAAAAACTGGATGATTAATGATGCATGGCGCGGCTTGGGTGTTTATTCTTCTAATGGTTTTGAAAACTGGAAGCGTCAAAAAAACAATATTTTGAAAACAGCTGGCACAGGAATCGATGATAAGGTAAAAGGTGGTCACCCCGATGTTGTTGTTCAAGGGGACAAAGCCTATATATTCTATTTTACCCACCCCGGAAGAATAACAGAAAATGAAGGACTAGACGCCTACGAAACGAGAAGGAGTTCTATTCAAGTTGCCGAATTAGAATATGTAAACGGAGAAATTATCTGTAATCGAAATAAGCCGGTTTACATTAACCTTAATCCATCAAACTAA
- a CDS encoding glycoside hydrolase family 88 protein, translated as MFFFLLAFTTTGVTQEPTNDVTTPLHALQPDYPVPYAQPSQEEIIKTVDRVYDFLENNTASKLIDSRTNKELTKLKNLNQFIVFEPGAFRLTSYEWGVTYSGMLHLATATGNKKYSDYTQKRLKLISDIAPFYNKKLDEDKNYPSPIIQSLRPHALDDAGAICAAMIKAERAGLNTNLQLLINNFIDYISHKQFRLEDGTLARNRPQKNTLWLDDLFMSVPALAQMGKLTGNDKYFNDAVKQVLQFSERMFNKEKGLYMHGWVMGMDYHPQFHWARANGWAVMSLVELLDVLPKAHSGYDKVLKQLRQHIEGLITYQDGTGFWHQLIDRNDTYLETSATAIYTYSIAKAINNGYIDKLAFSPVALLGWNAIATKVNQLGQVEGTCVGTGMGFDPAFYYYRPINIYAAHGYGPVLLAGAEILNLLKNNEFEINDSSLQLKVKN; from the coding sequence ATGTTCTTTTTTTTATTGGCTTTTACAACTACAGGGGTTACCCAAGAGCCGACAAATGATGTAACCACTCCCCTGCATGCGCTACAACCAGACTACCCCGTACCTTATGCACAGCCATCTCAAGAAGAAATAATCAAAACCGTAGATAGGGTTTATGATTTTCTTGAAAATAATACGGCCTCAAAATTAATAGACTCACGAACTAACAAGGAGCTTACGAAACTAAAAAACCTAAATCAGTTTATTGTTTTTGAACCTGGTGCTTTTAGACTAACAAGCTATGAATGGGGTGTTACCTACTCAGGGATGCTTCATTTAGCCACAGCTACTGGAAATAAAAAATATTCAGATTATACTCAAAAAAGACTAAAGCTAATTTCAGACATAGCTCCTTTTTACAATAAAAAGTTAGACGAAGACAAAAATTACCCTTCACCAATAATTCAGTCATTACGTCCACATGCATTGGATGATGCCGGAGCAATTTGCGCAGCCATGATTAAAGCAGAAAGGGCTGGATTAAATACCAACCTTCAACTACTTATAAATAACTTTATTGATTATATAAGCCATAAACAATTTAGATTAGAAGATGGTACCTTGGCAAGAAATAGACCCCAAAAGAACACACTATGGCTAGATGATTTATTTATGAGCGTACCTGCTTTAGCCCAAATGGGGAAATTAACAGGTAACGATAAGTATTTCAATGATGCAGTGAAGCAAGTCTTACAATTTTCCGAAAGAATGTTCAATAAAGAAAAAGGGTTATACATGCATGGTTGGGTTATGGGCATGGATTACCATCCTCAGTTCCATTGGGCCAGAGCCAATGGTTGGGCTGTTATGTCATTGGTAGAATTATTAGATGTTTTACCCAAGGCACATTCGGGTTACGATAAAGTGCTAAAACAACTTCGCCAACACATCGAGGGACTAATCACTTATCAAGATGGAACAGGTTTTTGGCATCAACTAATAGACAGAAACGACACGTATTTAGAAACTTCTGCAACAGCAATTTACACTTATTCAATTGCAAAAGCGATAAATAATGGTTATATAGATAAGTTAGCTTTTTCTCCAGTTGCCTTATTAGGTTGGAATGCCATCGCTACAAAAGTGAATCAATTAGGCCAGGTTGAGGGCACTTGCGTTGGCACGGGTATGGGGTTTGATCCTGCCTTTTATTACTATCGCCCTATTAATATTTATGCGGCGCACGGTTATGGCCCTGTTTTATTGGCTGGCGCTGAAATTCTCAATTTGCTGAAGAATAATGAATTTGAAATTAACGATAGCTCTCTTCAATTAAAAGTTAAAAATTAG
- the rhaM gene encoding L-rhamnose mutarotase, which translates to MSDNIRNAFKMKLKPGFEAEYKKRHDEIWPELERLLSDSGIQDYSIFLDEETLTLFAVQKISKDFDMAFLPNHPLVKKWWAYMADIMDTNEDNSPIETPLKEVFHMD; encoded by the coding sequence ATGAGCGATAATATAAGAAATGCATTTAAAATGAAATTAAAGCCTGGATTTGAGGCTGAATACAAAAAACGGCATGATGAAATTTGGCCAGAATTGGAAAGGTTGCTTTCCGATTCTGGCATTCAGGATTACAGCATTTTTTTAGATGAAGAAACATTAACCTTGTTCGCTGTTCAAAAAATTTCAAAAGACTTTGACATGGCCTTTTTACCTAATCATCCGTTGGTAAAAAAATGGTGGGCCTACATGGCTGATATAATGGATACCAATGAGGATAACTCGCCTATTGAAACTCCTCTAAAAGAGGTTTTTCATATGGATTAA
- a CDS encoding T9SS type A sorting domain-containing protein codes for MKKILLVTFILINYFFGFTQTNVSTPQQLLTALSSANAGDVIYIQEGTYNFTSKFSINRNGTDGILISLLPHPDNTSRPLFDFSSMSESSSNRAISLSGSYWHIKGIDIFGAGDNGMFISGHNNLIEFCTFSECKDSGLQMGNGASNNTVLNCDSFNNADSSLENADGFAAKLDVGTGNKFIGCRAWQNLDDGWDGYLRGANNITTTYENCWAIRNGYLKTGTIGAGDGNGFKTGGSDDKLLKHNAIYYNCIAAGNVYDGFDHNSNRGDIEIYNCSAYSNGRNISFGSGNIANSLTIKNSVSVSSGSNDSFNATNSDITNNSWQNGLVANAADFESLDIFELMTAPRQADGSLPNVDFMALVAGSDLIDAGIDIGLPYNGSAPDLGYLETGTLGVEDLIVKDGLNNYPNPFSNQTNVVFNLKQATKIKMSVYNLMGVEVLSSKEKAFTAGNNSFILNRNQLSSGSYMLILKDSNNQKYSKLIIIE; via the coding sequence ATGAAAAAAATATTACTTGTAACATTTATTTTAATTAATTACTTTTTTGGTTTTACACAAACCAACGTAAGTACACCTCAACAGCTTCTCACTGCACTTTCGAGTGCTAATGCAGGAGATGTTATTTACATTCAAGAAGGTACATATAATTTTACTTCTAAGTTTTCTATTAACAGAAATGGAACCGATGGAATTTTAATTTCACTGTTACCGCATCCAGACAACACCTCACGTCCACTATTTGATTTTTCATCTATGTCTGAAAGTTCATCTAATCGTGCCATATCGCTATCTGGATCTTATTGGCATATAAAAGGCATTGATATTTTTGGTGCTGGCGACAACGGTATGTTTATTAGTGGTCACAATAACCTAATAGAGTTTTGCACATTTAGTGAATGTAAGGATTCCGGACTTCAAATGGGAAACGGCGCATCAAACAACACGGTTTTAAATTGCGACTCTTTTAACAATGCCGATTCTTCTTTAGAAAATGCCGATGGTTTTGCAGCTAAGCTAGATGTGGGTACAGGCAACAAGTTTATTGGTTGTAGGGCATGGCAAAATCTGGATGATGGCTGGGATGGCTACCTTCGTGGCGCCAATAACATTACAACAACCTATGAAAATTGCTGGGCTATAAGAAACGGATATTTAAAAACCGGTACTATAGGAGCAGGTGATGGAAACGGTTTTAAAACTGGTGGAAGCGACGATAAATTACTAAAACATAATGCCATTTATTACAATTGTATTGCTGCAGGCAACGTTTATGATGGCTTTGATCATAATAGTAATCGTGGTGATATAGAAATTTATAATTGCTCGGCCTACAGCAATGGCAGAAATATAAGCTTTGGAAGTGGAAATATCGCTAATTCTCTTACTATAAAAAATTCGGTTTCTGTTTCTAGTGGAAGTAATGATAGTTTTAACGCCACTAATAGCGATATTACTAATAACAGTTGGCAAAACGGCCTGGTAGCCAATGCAGCAGATTTCGAGAGTTTAGATATTTTTGAACTGATGACGGCTCCACGTCAGGCAGACGGAAGTTTACCAAATGTAGACTTTATGGCTTTAGTTGCCGGAAGTGATCTTATTGATGCCGGAATTGATATTGGTTTACCATATAATGGGTCAGCACCAGATTTAGGGTATCTTGAAACAGGAACCTTGGGTGTCGAAGACCTTATTGTTAAAGATGGATTAAATAATTACCCAAACCCATTTTCAAATCAAACCAATGTAGTTTTTAATCTTAAACAAGCTACAAAAATTAAAATGAGTGTTTATAATTTAATGGGAGTAGAAGTTTTAAGTTCAAAGGAAAAAGCTTTTACAGCAGGAAACAATTCGTTTATTTTAAATAGAAACCAATTAAGCTCGGGAAGTTATATGTTGATTTTAAAGGATAGTAACAATCAAAAATATTCGAAGTTGATAATCATCGAATAG
- a CDS encoding fibronectin type III domain-containing protein, whose translation MKNKVLSIRFVLKVLSITLMLLSYLSINSQTLAFPEATGFGRYTTGARGAANPEVYLVTNLNDSGPGSFRDAVSQEGRFILFTVGGIINVSSDIVVPRNTTIAGQTAPGEGIVFYGQRVMFSGASNTIARYLRIRFGGWAKNKDASGVSNGSNMIFDHMTFTWGTDEVFSVNWDNKGTSPDNITVQNSIIGHGLHRHNHSAGGLIQPSDGKISLIGNLYISNKTRNPKVKGINEFVNNVVYNWGNYGNTYGHTESGDAYIMGGDSEGISNVNIINNYFISGPHTGDDVTTPFNRGNANFFLYGSGNYFDSNKNGVLDGSLVSEDLTGYPTGDANTLLAEPYDYPVKNAPLTAQQAFDNIVVSVGASYPKRDQVDSLMIADLTSKGTKAFYVYRETDLPFENGGVGHVYSAPSPQDSDADGMPDDWEDANGLDKNNPSDAVAISVSNAPYLNIEVYINNLVNQTPPDFLIPPSNLNFTNVNTIEVPPSSSLTINWKDNADNEDNYIIERSTDGNTFTEIAQVGANVESYNDTNLEPDTKYYYRVKAVNSAEASAYANASITTLAVPSAPDKPIDPMPANGFNFVELSAGIVMLSWSGSDNTENFEVYFGEDASNLTKVADVPYSASPSYQVGGLNTDTDYYWRVDASNNKGLVPGDTWQFRTIANVPKEMVGYWAFNEAPLAGAQITDGSSYGNHGVLDVNYDNANVRVAGKENNAIDFSTAPNETFIVSIPNADQIYLNNSSFSISLWMKAPLSLMPTGSNSAYLLCKGSFTVNGSTGSTGKRYNIEFKDSQLRFAIDDNVTKKELSTGASNFFNDSWVHVVVLRDIEQHKLRLYRNGTFVSDLDETGVSDIAEVSNLILGNIGELELQNGTSPAPYKGQLDELKIFNYALNATEVASLYQNGSLGVKTFDYNNAVQVFPNPASQEINIKIDSYSNKKMMVTLSDITGKLVLKKNVDAIEKGRFILNFEDKKLHGMYILNVMGNNLNKNLKLVFE comes from the coding sequence ATGAAAAACAAAGTTTTGTCAATAAGGTTTGTTCTAAAAGTGTTATCTATAACTTTGATGCTTTTAAGTTATTTAAGCATTAATTCGCAAACATTAGCATTTCCAGAAGCTACAGGTTTTGGACGTTATACAACAGGTGCTAGAGGAGCTGCTAATCCTGAGGTATACCTAGTTACAAACTTAAACGATAGTGGACCAGGATCGTTTCGAGATGCTGTAAGTCAAGAAGGACGTTTCATACTATTTACTGTTGGTGGTATAATTAATGTAAGTTCAGATATTGTCGTTCCAAGAAATACAACTATTGCTGGTCAAACTGCACCAGGAGAAGGTATTGTTTTCTATGGCCAACGTGTCATGTTTTCCGGTGCTAGTAATACAATTGCTCGTTACTTAAGAATACGTTTTGGAGGTTGGGCTAAAAATAAAGATGCCTCGGGTGTTTCGAATGGTTCAAATATGATTTTTGACCATATGACATTTACTTGGGGTACAGACGAGGTTTTTTCGGTTAACTGGGACAATAAGGGAACTAGCCCTGATAATATCACGGTTCAAAATTCTATTATCGGTCATGGTTTGCACAGGCATAACCATTCAGCTGGAGGGCTTATACAACCTTCAGATGGAAAAATTAGTTTAATTGGCAATTTATACATCAGTAATAAAACGCGTAATCCAAAAGTAAAAGGCATTAACGAATTTGTAAACAATGTGGTTTACAACTGGGGTAACTATGGTAATACGTATGGACACACAGAGTCTGGTGATGCTTATATTATGGGCGGCGATTCTGAGGGTATTTCTAACGTAAACATTATCAATAATTATTTTATCAGTGGACCTCATACAGGAGACGATGTAACAACACCTTTTAACAGAGGTAATGCCAATTTCTTTTTATATGGTTCGGGTAATTATTTCGATAGCAATAAAAATGGAGTTTTAGATGGTAGTCTGGTATCTGAAGATTTAACAGGTTATCCTACGGGAGACGCTAATACACTTTTGGCTGAGCCTTATGATTATCCGGTAAAAAACGCCCCCTTAACAGCTCAACAAGCTTTTGATAATATTGTTGTGAGTGTAGGAGCATCTTACCCTAAACGAGATCAAGTTGATAGTTTGATGATAGCCGACTTAACATCAAAAGGTACTAAAGCATTTTATGTATATCGAGAAACAGACTTACCTTTTGAAAATGGAGGTGTAGGGCATGTTTATAGTGCACCTTCTCCTCAAGATTCTGATGCTGATGGTATGCCAGATGATTGGGAAGACGCTAACGGTCTAGATAAAAACAACCCATCGGATGCTGTTGCTATAAGTGTTTCGAATGCACCTTATTTAAACATAGAGGTTTATATTAATAATTTGGTAAACCAAACGCCACCTGATTTTTTAATACCGCCTTCAAATTTAAACTTTACTAATGTAAATACTATAGAAGTGCCACCAAGTAGTTCTTTAACTATTAATTGGAAAGACAACGCCGATAATGAAGATAATTATATTATCGAGCGTTCAACTGATGGTAATACATTTACAGAAATAGCCCAGGTAGGTGCAAATGTAGAATCCTATAACGATACGAATTTAGAACCTGATACTAAATATTACTATAGAGTTAAGGCCGTAAATAGCGCCGAAGCTTCGGCGTATGCCAATGCATCTATAACCACACTGGCCGTTCCTTCGGCACCAGACAAACCAATAGATCCCATGCCGGCCAATGGGTTTAATTTTGTAGAACTCTCTGCAGGAATCGTAATGTTATCTTGGAGCGGTAGCGACAATACAGAAAATTTTGAAGTTTATTTTGGAGAGGACGCATCAAACCTTACAAAGGTAGCAGACGTGCCTTATTCAGCAAGTCCGTCGTATCAAGTTGGCGGTTTGAATACAGATACTGATTATTATTGGAGAGTTGACGCTTCTAACAACAAAGGATTAGTTCCTGGTGATACATGGCAGTTTAGAACCATAGCTAATGTGCCAAAGGAAATGGTAGGTTATTGGGCGTTCAACGAGGCGCCTCTAGCTGGAGCACAAATTACCGATGGATCAAGTTACGGTAATCATGGCGTGTTGGATGTAAATTACGACAATGCGAACGTTAGGGTAGCAGGAAAAGAAAACAATGCTATCGATTTTTCAACCGCACCAAACGAAACATTTATCGTTAGTATTCCAAATGCAGACCAAATTTACCTAAACAATAGTTCCTTTTCTATTTCATTGTGGATGAAAGCTCCATTAAGCTTAATGCCTACGGGCTCTAATAGTGCTTATTTATTGTGTAAAGGGTCCTTTACTGTAAACGGTTCAACAGGATCAACTGGAAAAAGGTATAATATTGAATTTAAAGATAGCCAATTGCGTTTTGCTATTGATGATAACGTAACTAAAAAGGAACTTTCAACTGGAGCATCAAATTTTTTCAATGATTCATGGGTACATGTTGTTGTGTTGCGCGATATTGAACAGCACAAATTGAGGCTATATAGAAATGGTACCTTTGTTAGTGATTTGGATGAAACCGGAGTTTCTGACATCGCAGAGGTGAGTAATCTAATACTTGGAAATATTGGTGAATTAGAGCTTCAAAATGGTACATCGCCAGCGCCTTACAAAGGGCAGTTAGACGAGCTTAAAATATTCAACTATGCTTTAAACGCTACCGAGGTAGCCAGTCTATACCAAAATGGTTCACTAGGTGTTAAAACATTTGACTATAACAATGCAGTACAAGTTTTTCCAAACCCGGCAAGTCAAGAAATAAACATTAAGATTGATTCCTATTCAAATAAAAAAATGATGGTAACATTATCAGATATTACAGGAAAATTAGTGTTAAAGAAAAATGTCGATGCTATTGAAAAAGGGCGTTTTATACTAAATTTTGAAGACAAAAAACTTCACGGTATGTACATTTTGAATGTTATGGGAAATAATTTAAACAAGAATTTAAAACTTGTTTTTGAATAA
- a CDS encoding sulfatase-like hydrolase/transferase, producing the protein MLKFKKYKIFLVCALAIACKQNTKKNDKIFPHPNILLIIADDAGWNDVGYNGSEINTPNIDWLAKNGVQLNRFYANPTCSPSRVSILTGMPASRIGIVAPISGKSNKTLPDSITTLPQVLKQHNYENALFGKWHLGLDISNGPNAFGFDYSYGFLHGQIDQYTHRYKNGDASWYRNEQMIEEEGHTTDLVTKEAIEWLTQKRDTTKNFYVQLAYSAPHFPLQEEDKWKAPYLETIADSSRRDFAAAMTHMDRSIGKVLETLKKNDLEKNTLVVFMSDNGAMENWYPTTQYNGAHGPNPVLGSNEPLRDWKASNYEGAVRVPAVFYWKNHLKPEINGNYISVSDIMPTILSLVNAEKPENVEGSNVWPTIENSSVETKHVIYIRGHKQECLIQKPWKIVRKRYKDNSPPLYELFNIEEDPEEQHNLIDKDSVISNSMKTLLQNQFKKDDKTVNVELK; encoded by the coding sequence ATGCTAAAATTTAAAAAATATAAGATTTTTTTAGTTTGTGCTTTAGCTATTGCATGCAAACAAAATACTAAGAAAAATGATAAAATCTTCCCACATCCAAACATACTTTTAATAATTGCCGATGATGCAGGTTGGAATGATGTGGGTTATAACGGTTCTGAAATTAATACCCCTAATATTGATTGGTTAGCGAAAAATGGCGTACAGCTCAATCGGTTTTATGCAAATCCTACCTGCTCACCATCAAGAGTTTCTATTTTAACAGGAATGCCAGCTAGTAGAATTGGTATTGTGGCTCCTATTAGCGGGAAAAGCAATAAAACTTTACCAGATTCTATCACAACACTGCCTCAAGTTTTGAAACAGCACAATTATGAAAATGCGCTCTTTGGTAAATGGCATTTAGGCTTAGATATTTCTAACGGTCCAAATGCTTTTGGATTCGATTATTCGTATGGGTTCCTTCATGGGCAAATAGACCAATATACGCACCGATATAAAAATGGTGATGCCAGTTGGTACAGAAACGAGCAAATGATCGAAGAAGAAGGCCACACTACAGATTTGGTGACCAAAGAAGCTATTGAATGGTTAACCCAAAAACGGGACACTACAAAAAATTTCTACGTTCAACTAGCGTATAGCGCGCCTCACTTTCCCCTACAAGAAGAGGACAAGTGGAAGGCACCCTATTTAGAAACCATAGCTGATAGTTCTAGACGCGATTTCGCTGCGGCCATGACACACATGGACCGTAGCATTGGTAAAGTCCTTGAAACCCTCAAAAAAAATGATTTAGAGAAAAACACTTTGGTTGTTTTTATGAGTGATAATGGAGCCATGGAAAACTGGTACCCAACAACGCAATATAACGGTGCTCACGGTCCAAATCCTGTTTTGGGAAGTAATGAACCGTTACGTGATTGGAAAGCTTCAAATTATGAAGGTGCGGTTCGCGTACCAGCTGTTTTTTATTGGAAAAACCATTTGAAACCTGAAATTAATGGGAATTATATATCAGTTTCAGATATAATGCCTACTATACTTTCTTTGGTTAACGCTGAAAAACCAGAAAATGTTGAAGGTAGCAATGTGTGGCCAACCATAGAAAATTCAAGTGTTGAGACGAAACATGTTATATATATTCGTGGCCATAAGCAAGAATGCCTCATTCAGAAACCATGGAAAATAGTTAGAAAGCGCTATAAAGATAATTCACCTCCTTTATATGAACTTTTTAATATTGAAGAAGACCCAGAAGAGCAACACAATTTAATCGATAAAGACTCTGTGATAAGCAATAGTATGAAAACACTTCTTCAAAATCAATTCAAAAAAGACGATAAAACCGTTAATGTTGAATTAAAATAA